A stretch of the Aphis gossypii isolate Hap1 chromosome 2, ASM2018417v2, whole genome shotgun sequence genome encodes the following:
- the LOC114123005 gene encoding G protein-activated inward rectifier potassium channel 3-like isoform X4, translating to MYRQPRFSSRRQYRRVVFKHGECNVVQGKVAKRRRKYLQDIFTTLVDAQWRWTLLVFSMNFMLSWLGFAVVWWLIALNHGDLELSVRDNNSTWVPCVREMYSFTSCFLFSVETQHTIGYGSKHTTEECPEAIFIMCLQSIVGVMIQAFMVGVVFAKLSRPKKRTQTLLFSRNAVICQRDGILCLMFRVGDMRKSHIIEAHVRAQLIKKKMTIEGELLPFHQQELKVGGDGEEDRIFFIWPTTIVHKITSQSPLYMLSAADFLQEKFEIVVVLEGVIESTGMTTQARSSYLPNEILWGHRFDTLVSFKKETGEHEVDYSLFNNTYVVDTPLCSAHDLKKLISLRAHTEMHHMQPLDHSTNYSDPSDSTSGSRTYKPRSELHDKQLSTSDLMMAQLEPFLIKPGELPGPESFL from the exons GATATATTTACGACACTTGTTGATGCTCAATGGCGATGGACgttattagtattttcaatGAATTTCATGCTCAGTTGGTTAGGGTTTGCCGTTGTATGGTGGCTGATCGCACTAAACCACGGCGATTTGGAACTCTCGGTAAGGGATAATAACTCAACGTGGGTACCATGTGTTCGAGAAATGTATTCTTTCACCTCGTGCTTTCTGTTCAGCGTCGAAACTCAGCACACAATAG GTTATGGTTCCAAACACACAACCGAAGAATGTCCTGAAGCAATATTCATTATGTGTCTACAGAGCATAGTAGGCGTTATGATCCAGGCATTTATGGTGGGCGTAGTGTTCGCTAAGTTGTCCAGGCCAAAAAAACGGACGCAGACCCTGTTGTTCAGCAGAAACGCTGTAATTTGCCAAAGAGATGGCATTCTGTGTCTCATGTTCCGTGTGGGTGACATGAgaaaatcacatattattgAGGCACACGTTAGGGCGCagctaataaagaaaaaa atGACAATAGAAGGTGAGCTGTTACCGTTCCATCAACAGGAACTTAAAGTCGGCGGGGACGGTGAAGAGGATAGGATATTCTTCATATGGCCTACGACTATTGTTCACAAAATTACTTCACAGTCACCGCTGTATATGCTTTCTGCTGCCGATTTCTTACAagaaaagtttgaaattgtcGTTGTCCTAGAAG GAGTAATCGAGTCAACGGGAATGACGACACAAGCTAGGTCATCGTACCTACCAAATGAAATACTTTGGGGACATAGGTTTGATACATTagtgtcattcaaaaaagaaaCCGGTGAACACGAAGTGGATTAtagtttattcaataatacttATGTTGTAGACACTCCGCTTTGCAGTGCACACGATCTGAAAAAGCTCATTTCGCTTCGGGCCCATACTG AGATGCACCATATGCAACCCCTGGATCACTCTACCAACTACAGTGACCCATCGGACAGTACTTCTGGGTCTAGGACTTACAAGCCCCGTAGTGAACTACATGACAAGCAATTGTCTACCAGTGACCTGATGATGGCCCAACTGGAGCCGTTCCTCATAAAACCCGGCGAACTGCCCGGGCCAGAATCATTCCTGTGA